GTTCACAAACTGAAAATTTTTGCTGAGGAAATTTTATGagaatttgttattgttaaatataaaatgttatatttctatGATTAATACTCATTGCTGTTCACAAACTGAATATATATGCTGAGGAAATCTTAtgagaaatgtatttaaaaatatatttataatataaaatatagtaattctatgattaatattcaatGCTGTTCACAATCTGAATTTATTTgctgaaattaattatgagaattgaattgataacaataatatctttttaaagatAGTTTTTTGCAACAGTAATAGTTGCAcctttgttataaaaaaattaatgactaTTTGTAGGTTTTTCTGGTGGTAATTTCCGTAATCAAAACGGCGGTGGAATGGGCGGACGAGGTAGTTTCATGGATCAATCTGGAGGAGGTATGAACAGGTATCCAGACAGCGGTTCACGAGACTTTAATAGGCAAGGAAATGCTTCGCAATTTCCAGGAGGAAGTCGTAGTGAACGTAGACCAGATTTTGAAAGCTTACCACCACCACCAAGTAAGTACCaacttattaattgttttatagcaATTAAGTTCAcagtaatattacataaaatataatcatagatgtatattaaaaacattgattaatcataacttatttttacttgatataaataaaagttttacattactaaataaactgtcctaagaaataattaaattaataaattttggaatatttactttttttttattttatacgtactatttacttttataaaaattttaaattaaaaatataaaagtaggctattgtttgtatattattggttAAATGTTcctaattacataaatttgagtaatatcaaactattttgtttacagacatacttatttaacaaaaataatattttaaattaagttttttagattctgagtgaagcgaggaatgtattggttttacaatgatgtttatttcttttttttttctgtaaacaCTTTCTTCTCCTAAACTTGTCAAAAGTATCAAGTGTAGCACCTTTTCTAAAAGGTTATGTTCTTGAGCTGGTACTTTAAAGAggtcatttttcgattttttcaatagttatttaacACCACGGGAAAAACaccaaaaaattatgaaaaaatggaatttcaACATCTAACGCTTTATTTATCACCATGGAaatgaataacatttaattatttaatgaaataaaaaatattttttcgtccACTCAGAATggttttttatcgaatgcaataattgcattcaaattgtatattgCAAAATTTCATTATCCTGTCCGAGGACCGAAAAGACGATATGGACGAATTTTCTTTGCTGCAATGctgacctactttttttttatatttatcaatgtgataataataatttgattcagAATATGAAACTAACAATACTACTTACcacttttactattaataaaatggtcattaattatattatataatatttaatttgcaaacaatttatgtttaaaatataatatatattacaaaagtattggtgttatattattatttattaccttagACACAAGTATATAAccaatgtaaattttattttagatgatCCTGGCAGGCCTAAATTACAATTGAAACCAAGGACCATTAAAGAACCACTGAATCAATTGGCTGATTCTACTCAACATTCAAGTATATTTGGAGGAGCAAAACCCCGTGAGGAGAAATCACTTCCTGATGTTGTGAAGAAAACCTCACCATcacattaatacaaatttatttattttgtgccAGATAACATTCTAATGGACATTGCTTTACTGTTTACAAGAacttgtggttttttttttacattttatcatttttatacatacctatagcAAACAATAAGTTTTTATGTGTATGTTGGCAATAAGTTTATTACCTTCACATAAATTGTTGTAATGTTCATAAGCAAAACTTTTATGCTCTTTGAGCATAATGTTCActtaagtatgtatttataaatatatgtacactATATTAATGAGTACAATTATGCCCTTAACTGtactagtataattaatagttttattttattttatttatattgtatgtgattaggtattacatactaattaattgtagttattaagtagttttcatttttattaatacattaagaaatttgtataaaaatattaataataattgcttaataatgatttatcttatgtcatctataatattttttaaaataaatacacagtttaataatttccaaTCATTAAAGAATCATGTTTGTAAACAATTGAGTTTTATAattgagttattataattttgaagaaaatgttctttcttcaaataatatatgttaaacataacaatttttagaaactagtggcatacttttattttaagtgtatagTCTATCAGTctgattcaattattttatgttaatatgtattttaaaaaaacagtaatatcTTCACAAGCTCCTCAAAACGATTATGGCCATACTGTGCAAGGACACCTTTACTATAGTGTTGTTTGTCTATGTAATAGACAAAAGTGGTTAATTGGGATCcgtttatgtaataatgttcTTTACGATTTGTAGGAAATTAAGCCAAGATGTCATTGATGATAAGCATTTTATcaagcaaataattaataacatttttaatcacatctctattttactatttttatcaagAACAGTTATaaacgttataaaatattttaatataagtgatGAGTGATGAACTACCTCAATCATACCTATATCTACAGTTATAGTAAGTTATTGTAGGCTAAAACCATTGTTGAAGCCTTTTaccaattatatatgtataaaaaatagtgagaagttatattttatagaatacgaGTTTGCAAGAAACATCGACTAATCGAATACcagtgtatattgtataacgtCATTAACATACGATTTGGTTACAGGTACGAGATAACTCGGTTCTTAATTAATCGAAGGGTCATGGTCACACATAATTACGTCAACAACCACttagctatattttatttttcgttaaacGTTAAGCGTCAAGTCTTCAATCCAGGACggcagtaattttattatttcgataaACGTCCGTACGAATGTATGGGGCTGTACATTGGaagttgaaataataacaagtgAAAAACTCAGAGGGGGTGTACGAATTCTCCAGTTTAACTGTATTGCACTATTGCCCATTTAGAACAATAAAGTACCAAATAGCGCAATACTAGATCCAGTGGGCAGTGttctctaaaaataaaatctggcATCATCACTAtcacaaattcaaaatacatttatgggCGGGCCCTTCCGTTTCTTTATTATCTTTGGacgaaatttattaatttacgcTACCGTTTGAATTTCTTAACGGCTTAACAGTTAAAAAGTgatatcaacatttaaaattattttgtattttttgtaatttaataatttattttgacagAAACTTTTGTAGTGTTACTCGTGTGCTTTCTATTTTTATGAcagacttaaatttattttaataatttaccatcACTTATAGTTACCACAATCCAAGAACAAACCGcctatgtaaaatacatttgaatttgaaCAAGTTAGTAGTCAACAACCTGTTGGAAAGAATGGGAAGgtgtatttaaactttattgttTCACTTTCGTCTTTCTCATCGGAcaggtaattttaaaataatcactgcgttaaattactttattagtgtttactatttaatatttagtaggtaatgaaaatgtatagacAAATGAGACCACGACTTGAGTTCAATGAGGCACACTCAATTAACAAAAAGATTCCCATTATccaaacgataaaatatattgtttaggttattatttgtacttcTCAAAATAGTGGTTGtcgagttttttttctttaattaaccCTTCATTATTAGTGTcgtaaattgtaaatgattcaaaattaattttatatcattgaataataTCCATTGCCAGTGGTGGATAAACGTGAGTATCTACATCATGTTTGAGATCCTATTAAAAGTAAGATAAAAATCACTCAGCTGagaatacaaaatgttatattattttatttttttgtatgtatatatagaggAACACactaatttgttttacataattataaatgtggaCTCAttccatattaatatttttactttttaaagtatttgaaattaataggtttgttaataacaatatttgttaCCTACTGTTgttgaattatgttttttaaaactatttgtcATTTCtcacttgtaaaatatttttatttataaatatataatctttgtgggtctatttaaattttaatagttaaaagttaaaactaaatgcatatttaagtGTAGAACTCTGCTAATAAGTATTGGTAATTTGAatcatttagatatttttgttgCAATATGAATGAATTCAATTgacatgtatttatgtatagtgtaaactgaaaacataatattatgttattattttatttttcttataaacaattattatatttgtaatagattatctttattatttgatttaacaaAGCAAAATTACAAGCTGCTTAGttgtaatattcttataatatttagtttatggtTTCtaacagattatttttattgtttcagtttttgtttttggtcaccttcaattatattcttaaaatggCTGTGGTTGAAGAGAATCCTAAAAATGAAGTTGTTCAacgtatagaaaaaataatgaaagaaATTTATTCCAAACGACCTGCAAATCATCAGTGGAAACTAAGCGATTTTGAAATTGGAACACCACTTGGTCGAGGAAAATTTGGTCGTGTATATCTTGCTCGggaaaaaaatacagaatataTGGTTGctttaaaaatgatgtttaAATCAGAATTAGTAAAAGATCACATGGAACATCAAGTTCGACGagaaattgaaattcaaacaCATCTCAATCAtcccaatattttaaaaatgttgacttaTTTCTGGaatgaaaaaacaatatgtttaatactGGAATTTGCCCAAGAAggtgaattatttaaagtactgAATTCACAACCACATAAACGGTTTGATGAACCAACAGCTGCATATTATTTACGACAAGTAGCTGATGCTTTAAGATATTGTCATTCACAAAGTGTAATTCACAGAGATATAAAACCAGAAAATCTCTTATTGTTTAGTCATCATGTTATTAAGTTGGCAGATTTTGGATGGTCTGTCCATGCACCATCCAAATCTCGTAACACCATGTGTGGtactattgattatttacCACCAGAGATGGTTGACTCTCAAACATACAATGAATATGTTGATAACTGGTGTTTAGGAGTACtatgttatgaatttttatgtgGATCACCACCATTTGAGAGTTCAGAGCAGGCAGAGACTTTTAGAAAAATTCGTGCTGTGATGTATGGTTTTAAACCTCATATGAGTGAGAGCTCTAGACAATTAATTTCAAAGCTTTTAGTTAAAGTACCAAAATCCAGATTACCACTAACTGATGTCATTGGACATCcttggattaaaaaaaattgtgaaatattcactaaaattaaactagaacaaaagtaattttattaattattcaataacaaactttctacataggtataattgtattttttttttctctatcaATATGCCATTCTTACAATCATTTTCGAATAgtgatagtattttaaaacacaaactaatattaattgtatataattcattaatgtattgataactataatttaaatgttaatatgcttctattgtacaatttttgaaatgaaCGTTAATTAAttgcagtattttttttataattgtgtgtGTTATTAAGTAAGAAtcttcagaatttaaaatgtagctTTTAacatagtgtattatattatgatgtattattataataattaagcgttttaatttatttatattttacaaaaattgttttatactctgtaatttatattaattataacaatgtaatagATTTTCATTTCGACCTATtacgttttcaaaatatttgtaaattgtatatttgtttacGTTTTTATCCGGGAAAACGTTTAAGCATTCAAATCAATAACTACCTAATTAAGAAAATGGCAAGATGTGTGAGCAATAACATCACTATACTATGCTCTTGATTTTAGATACAAGTtagtaaatttgaatttcacattttttaatattacctacatacttTTCCCCATCTTGAAagggaaataattaaaaaatattcataatattcattcaataattgacatgttataatatatatttcaatctaatgtacctatttagttaatttttattcagttttaattttgagacACGCCGTTTTAGTGCCCACCTTCTGTATTGTTTGTTGATGTAACCAACTCATGCATAAGtggtataaaacaatattatatcatattatcataatatgatcgaacaatttattgtgtggtatatttgtaatataatatccaagatatttatgttttatgctTTATAGATatctctatagtctatagattcataaaaacacaaatttattaatattatgtactaaccATTAATCAACTaacctattatacatatatatttcgaTGAATGATTATGATGTACACAGTACAGTGTACACGTAGGTACTTGTCTTATCTAAATTTGGATTGGtttggaatatttaaattacttctcGGGCCTCCTCCACCCACAAATGTTAAATGGAATACCTcgcataagtataatattatagaacagtgtttatgtataatacctatgagCTATAGGCtataagttgaaaaataaaaaacagaaaGCGAGTTATGGTTTGCTTTTTGgaagtattgttattaaatattattatttttaagaaaggGTCATTCCACGACTATATTTAACTTGTCATGGACAATGCTATGCAGAATcgactaatttattataaaatgactgattgtagttattagtttaaaacaatttttttataaatttatttctcaattaatataagtCATTGTATCTATGATATggaattattaatcaaaccaACCACTCCAACATAGGTACCCGCTAAGTTTTATAACGTATTGACCAAAAAGTACCTAACCGTTACTGGGTCACTATATACACAGTTgtggttattttgttttgcgacattttcactttttaaattgtaaactcACTTTGtgtaattacaatatacacattaccTTTAACATACAACTTTTctcaaaaataagttattaattcagATACAAATGAACGTTTTAAGAACATCTCGAAAAAAAGCACACCACTGAAAAACCATATATACATAGCATACAATCAAATACATCACAGAAATAGAGAATAcattacagttaaaataacaactacCAGGTACCTTTTTATTATCCATTATatctatagttattagttattatatgatttatatcagATAGGTAGGCACCAATCAATTAtcagtaaaaataacattgcatattatgtcattatatattgtgtttaaagtTATTGACTAGGTATTTGACATTTGTAGACTATTGGTAAAATACCAGAACCCAAGGAACagcttaatttaattaaattatttttaatgtaaatatttaataaaacaaatattgtacaattttgtaaaatttcccattttaagttattttatcgaGATACCATGTCAAACTTAATACAGGTAGGTTACTCGTATTATCCATAGTACAAACACTTTAATACCTAACTTGAAAACTAGTTCAAATTTCGATtaacataataggtacctatattaacatctttaaaaataatctatgtaTGTACTTGATAATATGGTcctaatgtttaaaaattctataataagaATTTGGATAAACTCATAcgtatataaaagaaaaattaggaTTGTGCATGCGTGGTGAACCAttctgtattataaattattatataatattgaaatcttACGAATAGTGGTACCTACCTGTCCTTTCAAGTTATTGGATACCTGTaggttaagttatattattagactatattattaagaattagaATTAAGATATACCATTTAAAATCTTATCCGACGAGccgtaatttattcataatatccaTACCTATGAGtaggtaaatagtaataatataattcataataatatttaaattggttataaatcacaataataatattatgtatattattaataacaatacaacataatcaataatcataatataggaTTACATTCGTATTTCGTTCTATAAAAGCAATTGTGcgtgtgtaataattatatattctacaGTTATATAACAATTCTAAATTCGCCTATGCAATAACCTACTTACAaattacctataggtacctatattacaacGTGAACCGATTATgtttactgtattttattatggtaaTTGCGATTTGCCATTTTCGGTTAcagtttatctatatattatggaatataaatacaactaaatggtattgtatattgttatacacaaataacttattattaaaataataatatatgtatatattgtaaggGGGTTGGGCAACGTAGCGtttgtaataactatttttgcgAATAACGcgcaattcaataattattggtacCGGATGGTACCGCTTTATGATaatgtgaaataattatttattattagtgtttatAGGTAACATTATAGTAGGGACCTTTCCTGTCATCGTCATAATGtcgtttatgttattatattatcattatgcaCAGTATCATATGGAGTTAACTATATAGTTGAGTTTTCGAACGCACCTCTGATAAACTAGAAGTTTATCATGATTAATACCAGCTATATGGACTATGATTATTTTAGGTGGTGTTGCAAACTGCTGCAAGGAAAATAAAGctcctaaattaaaatacggtAAAAACTCcctaattataagaaaaaagagCCCCGTACtaactaaatacataatagtttttttttttaattttacaatgtacctttatttcaatataattatgtaacattttttttacgtagctatctatattctataaccatttataatatattttataggtacctattatataaaatattcgtttaataattgtacatatatacttttatacaataataataattaataaaaaaaaacaccaaatattctaaactataggtataaatatacagttGCAATATAAGAGGTTAAAGTGATTAAAGTATGTAGGTAGTAATAAAAGTCACTGACATTTAACTTCATTTTAAAACTGGTGTTGGTATCTTAGTAGTTAGtatctaaaaaattgtattgttagtTACAAATGTGGTTaggttattcgtttttattatgatttacataattaaatataatcataatatgaataaaataaaataattgtcatttgtatatgtataatttaaaaaatgttcaagggtggtaaaaatttaaaataattaaaaaaatattatataaaatgattgtcatagtaaattaataacttattagttattagcattgttttataatgttgtGGATAATTGCCATTAGAAAATCTAATGCTGAATATGCTtttctcattatttttaatttgcacCCATAAACTTTTTAAGTGATATAGACatagatacctattacctatgtcaaaaaagtattacatacttaattatattgaaataaaggcaggtacattgtaaaatttttaaaaaataagtgttaTGTATTTAGTTGGTACGATGCTCTTTTTTTCCTATAGccgtgggttttttttttactgtattttgATTTCGGAGATCTTTTTCCGAACACCATTTTATAATGACCCATGGGTACTTATCGTTGAACGAAACTACAAACGATTTCACTGCAACAAAATTGCGTCCGTTTCACCtttttacatgaaaaaaacgCTACACGATTGTATTCCATGAAATATAAGAGTcggtatttttaaagattttccTTCCAAATTTAATAGGCTTAGGACTGACAACACAACAAAAGTAAATTGTCggatttgttaaaatttgtttcatatcatatatttagtaactgtacacaataatatttttattttattatttatttacaatgaactattaaataaactatatacgcctatataagtattatacctatactttgtattaaataccaggttattatataatagctgATATCCTtcttgaaaattgtatgtctttattttatagatactcATAAcaggaaaatataaatgtttattatgctatgtttttaaataatgaattagaaTATTGTTAAAAGAACAACACCtaggtatgtacctatatttcacTGAGCACAATTGTGTTACAGCCCAGCGATGTTTAcgaattataatgatataataggtacataatatcgtAAATTGCTGaaagttattttgaatattctgtatatagttttatttaattaataggtattggccgttgtattttatcaaagaTGTGACGGGTAATATGTAGTGCCAGTAGTGGGTcaagaattaaaattgtagttaggtaataaatattttggatgTTATGCAATTACTatagttattgtaatttaagatTTGTGATTTGTAAAGTCctgttaaaaaagtaaatatgaaaatagatATATGCGTACTTTGGGAATTAGATTGTTGGCAGCCCTCTGACCTGTTAAGTACATCGTTGTTATACAATATGCGTGGGTACCCGGTGATAGTTTACGTCATACGTGCTATTATTTCTTATCAATGAACCTCCTGTTAATAAAGCTTACATATCACACTACacggtaataaataataatgaatctcCGTTGGATCC
The DNA window shown above is from Aphis gossypii isolate Hap1 chromosome 2, ASM2018417v2, whole genome shotgun sequence and carries:
- the LOC114123698 gene encoding aurora kinase C-like, whose translation is MAVVEENPKNEVVQRIEKIMKEIYSKRPANHQWKLSDFEIGTPLGRGKFGRVYLAREKNTEYMVALKMMFKSELVKDHMEHQVRREIEIQTHLNHPNILKMLTYFWNEKTICLILEFAQEGELFKVLNSQPHKRFDEPTAAYYLRQVADALRYCHSQSVIHRDIKPENLLLFSHHVIKLADFGWSVHAPSKSRNTMCGTIDYLPPEMVDSQTYNEYVDNWCLGVLCYEFLCGSPPFESSEQAETFRKIRAVMYGFKPHMSESSRQLISKLLVKVPKSRLPLTDVIGHPWIKKNCEIFTKIKLEQK